TCCATCTAGATACTAGAGTTTATTGGTTAACTTGGGGGTAGGGTGGAGTTGGGTGGACTCTACTGGATAAAGTAGCTGAGAAACAGATAAGGATTGCCAAAACTGGAGATGCCGCCCCGAAATGGGATTACTTGTGtacatgaatgaaagaaaattaatttttaataataaattaattttttcaaatgattagACGATGTTTATGCGAGATGTTGGTCAATGAAGCTCAAGGCCTAGTTGAGCAAATTGTCTCATTGGTTTATTGAAGGTTCATGCCAAACTTGATTGAAATCTTAGTACTATATGTATCTAATATGGATGGATGATTGCAGGTCATTTGCTGTTAAGGATGATATATTCTGCTTGTTCAAGGGAGCCCTTGATAATTTGGGAAGTTTGAGGCAGCAATATGGGCTTGCCAAGTCTGCGAACGAGGTGATTTTGGTCATTGAGGCTTACAAGGCACTCCGCGACCGTGCACCCTATCCTCCAAGCCATGTTGTTGGCCACCTTAGCGGAAGTTTCGCTTTCGTAGTCTTTGACAAGTCTACCTCCACCCTCTTTGTTGCCTCTGTAAGTTTAGCCTACCTACCCCAAACTGCCTCAAGAAAAGGCTAATTAATGCTGTGATTTGTTTCTAACAGCACTTGTTCATGTGTTGGTGTcattgtacgtacgtacaggaCCAATATGGTAAGGTTACTCTGTATTGGGGAATCACTGCTGATGGATACGTGGCCTTTGCTGACGATGCAGAATTGCTTAAAGGTGCTTGTGGCAAGTCACTTGCTTCTTTCCCTCAAGGTGGGTACTGAAAACTGTATATTGTAGAGATCATGAGtgtttgtatatttaaaattcattatatatagatgACCAACTTTACTGGCATTGGCTTCAGTACTCCAAAGCTAATAATCCATCGGATGTGAGACATGTGTCCCGTAATAGAACACATGAGACACTTGttccacattaaaaaaaaaacaggaacTAGAGCCAAACCTGAACCCTCTTTATTATttgagatgatatatatatatatatatagagagagagagagagagataatccTAGTAGGCTTATTGTAGTTTACTACTTCATTTCGTTGAGAATTCTTCGTGGGATTGTATAGGATGTTTCTTCTCCACCACAATAGGAGAACTGAGGAGCTTTGAGAACCCTAAGAACAAGATCACTGCGGTACCTGCCACTGATGAAGAGATATGGGGTGCAACATTCAAGGTATAAAATTACTACTCTACTCCAATGAATTTATTCTCCACCATTGGTTTGTTTCTTGGTTGATATGGAATTAAGTACCAAAAGGATACTGTTTGTCAGCCATGAAATTTCAGTCAATTTGGTGGTATGCTGTAATTTCAGGTGGAAGGGCCAGCAGTTCTTGCATCCACAGAGTAGAAGATGTTCCTTTGTCCGAGGGACAGACAATATCTACATCCATTTGGGGTTGGGAGATGGATTTTACAGGGCAAAGCATCCATCATGAGGATGAGTggccatgtaaaaaaaatattacctacCTGAAAGAGTGAGTGATATGCGGTGGGAAtggctctgtttttttttttttttgggtttgggtCTTTTGCTGTGTACTGTACTCTCTGTAGGTCCTAATCTCAATCAATGTACAGCTGTGCTTTCTAGTCCcatgtaatgtaatgtaatgatttgtctgtctgtctgtctgtctgtggTTGGTTGATGGATGTCATTCAGAgagcatttatttttgtatcttTGTGTCGTAAACGACAAAGTACTCCATAAACAATATCCAGCCAACATGCTCGTAATATTTGGATTGGGGTTTACCAGGCCCATGATGCGGCCCAATTTTTGAGCCTAGCTTGGAAGGCCCAGCAGCCaatatcaaacaaaaatcaGCATACAAGAACATtgacaaacatctctcaattcatttcaactcatcattataattttttcaaatctcaacataaaatataataaaaaatttaatttttttaaattttaaaataataataatattaaaaaataatattctaataatattttatcatctcaactcaattcaacttattttaacatccaaacgcaaccttaaccTCATTCTCCAACACCTCAAACCAATCAATCatctattataataatttattttttatttcaattgttTTCAGCTGTCTTTTTGACGAGTTGACTATTGAAAACCCTCAACATTGCTTGACTCACATCTTGTTTTATGTCCACTCTATTTTAATCCAAATTAAAGACCCATTTAAAGCCAAACACGTTACTATTTGAGGAAATTCAACTGAGCCTCTAGGCACCGTTAATCTATAAACCATATTTTATCCATTAACTAGGTGGTTTTAAGCCACTTCAACAGCACAAAAAAagctttataaaaataaactggTCATCACTATTgttaaataatgataataactgataaatgatagttacaatcTTGAGTGTGCAAATATTATGcaatcattttgataaaaataaataaatacaagattaatatgaaaataaattaattttttaatagtagacataattatttttcaaaacgactgtatgTCGCTTGCACATTCCACGGTTATATGTagtattattctatttttatgatttattttatataaatgctCTTATACTAGAACATCCTCGGGTTAATCATTTTCTATGGTTCAATTGTCAATAGCTTGGTAAACGTAGATAACCTTTctgttaataatatataaggAATTAGAAAGAAACGATATAAAAAGGGAGAGGGatagagaaaataatatatatatatatatgtataaaatacatgcatttatgaatattttcaatttatatttgGGTTGGTATTGTagtacaaatatattttttaattatttttacatataaagatgattttttgaaaaaaacttcacttattttatttagatatttaaaatacaGAACTCATTGAGAATGCGTCGTTCTTGATCACAAGCAAATAAGACGACAATAATAGgaagtattttattttcaaaaaatcataCGTAAAAGATTAATGCCAGACACTTCTACTGAATTAATATGTGAAGGTAAGGTTTTTTCgtaatatttctcttctattCCTCGAATCTGTGATATATCTGCAACGGGAATGGTGGAGTGGTCAATTATTTAAATGGAGGGGGCAAAATAGTCAGATTGGAAAAAGGTCAAACGGAACGGTAAGTTATAGTTGGAGGAGGAATCGAACTCGcgctttttataattatatatatctatatatagagagagagagagagagagtgcggAGAAGAATCGGGAATCGGGACCTCTCAGAGACAGCAGTACCTAAAGTCAATCTTCTTCCACTACCTCAACTCCACTTCTCTTTTGGGGTTTCAGCTGCCATTGAGAAGACCCGGAGCCGGTGAAACCTGGACCAATAAAACGCAGCGACTCAGGTGtacccttttttttattctcagatatttagttttgtttgtttgcgCTACCTATTTGTCGGGTGATAGATCATCGTGTTTTATTTTCGATGATCGAGTATGATTTGTGTATAATCTCTTCGTTTAAATTTGTCTGCCCAGTTTCGGTCAGGCTTGGTGTTGTAGATAGTAGTTGGATTGTAAGTTAGGGTTTCGGAAAAACCATGAACTCACTTTTTTAACGGTTTAGTACGATGATGTTCTTGTCGTTGTCGTAACAAGCTTGCTACGATATCCTGTTGTGGTTTTCTAGttgatgtttttattgttgttggttcgattcttcttcttcttcttcttaagaaaaataatttcctCAGGACAGCTATACTCTCAAATTTCTACTTTCGTTATCCATTTAGATTGTTCACAGATGTCGATGTAAAAGTTTCATGCTAGTGTTATTTCCCACTTCAGACTGAACTTAATCTCATAGAGCTTCGGTATGGGAACTTATCTATTTGTGGCTGTCAGCTATCTGGGTGAGATCTATGGCTATTTGGAATAAAGGTGTTAGGAATGAAGATCGGAGAGAGCATAACTTACTTGATTCAAATGGCTTGTGCTGGTCTCCTGTTTCTCAGCAATTCCCAGGGCACAACTAGTTTTAGATCTCGGATGAGAAAGTAGTTTTGGTGGCTGGGTTCGTGTATTGGGATTTATGCCTTAGTGTGCATCTTAAGGGTCTGCCTTGGCGAGGTTCCACatcatcagagagagagagagagagagagagagattataagTATAGTTCCAAAGGCTTTACAGATTTCTTTTGCATTGATTTGTTTTAAGAGTAATTCAAGGGgataacccctaggggttggcttaaATGGTAAAGATCTTGGTCTTGGAGGTATGATCCCCTCAGGTGTAAGGTTTAGATCCTTgtgtgcaaacaatttctagagtCACGTTTCATCGGTGAAAAGCCAATGATTTACTTGGATCCATGTGATGTGGGCACATAATACGGGTCCAGGGTTTAACCAGATAAAAGACATGTTGCATTTGTACGGTTTCAAGGTTccttgtcattaaaaaaaaaatgtaatgcaTGGCTGGAGTACCAGAGGTTTTGTTCAATAACGATTTGGAGTGTCGACAGCTTATGCTGTTTTTCTCAAGTTTACATTTTTTGTGTGGCAACTTTGGACAGAAAATTATTAATTGACTTATATCTTTCTAATTCTGTCTTTTCTGGGTTCTTATTTATACTTAGCATCAGAAGTGGTAGCATAAAGAATTTCCTCCAGGCAAACCTAAGCTAGTATGGATCAGTTAGGGCATGGACAACCCCCAGCAATTGGGGTGGTTGGTAGTGCAGCTCAAGTGTCATATGCCCTCAATCCATATGAATCTAACCAAATGATTGGGGCCTCCCAACCGGGATCGGTGGGATCCATGCAGTCTCCTAGTCAGACAGCAGGTCTCTCTGCCTCTTCAGCTCAGCTTGCACAAAACCAACTTGCTTATCAGCATATCCACCACCAACAGCAACAGCAACTGCAGCAACAACTCCAAAATTTTTGGGCAACTCAGTATCAAGAGATTGAGCAGGCCTCTGATTTCAAAAACCATAGCCTGCCATTGGCCAGAATTAAGAAGATTATGAAGGCCGATGAGGATGTAAGGATGATATCAGCTGAAGCTCCTGTCATATTTGCCAGGGCCTGTGAAATGTTCATTCTGGAGTTGACGCTGCGCTCTTGGAATCATACAGAGGAGAACAAAAGAAGGACACTCCAGAAAAATGACATTGCAGCAGCAATTACAAGGACtgacatatttgattttttggttgATATTGTCCCAAGGGAGGATTTAAAAGATGAAGTGCTTGCATCCATCCCTAGAGGCAATGCTGCTGTTGGAGGCGATGGTCTTCCCTGCTATTATGTGCCACCTCAGCATGCCCAACCGGTTGGTGCTCCAGGGATGATCATGGGCAAGCCTGTAATGGATCAAGCTCTTTACGGCCAACAGATGCGCCCTTACATGACTCAGACAATGTGGCCACATCTGCAACAGGAGCAGCCGCCTTCAGATTCTTGAATTTGAGGAATAGGTGACTGATACTTTGTGTGTCTAATTTGAAAATCGCTTTCGTGCAGTACAAGTTAATTGTAtgctttttttaatatgtagcTATTAcagctaaaaactaaaaagtgcTTGTTTTTGGTTATTTGACACATCTTTCCTCTTCGTGTAATAGCACCTTGGATAATTGGATTCCATAGATTTTCTCATTTAGTATGTGAAATATGGAAGTTATTCTCGAGCATGACATAATCTATATGCTCTTTACATCCTTTTCTTCAACATGGTATTGGTTCCCCATCTTAATTGAATTACAATGTTTATTCTCTTCAAAGGGTTTTTCTTTGAAGAGGTTAAACATTGTAATTCAATTGAGATGTCCCCGTTGACTTGAGAGATTGCACCAACAAGACTACTCTCAAAACCTGCAACCGACAATCAAATCAGATGCTAAGAACATGCGAATTTCTTGGCCTTATCTGCAGTCGGAGCTGCAGCACAAACCTATATATTAATGGATCAGATGATGGTTCCCCATTTCAAACTACGTTTATATATGCTATTTGGCATCAAGCTAATAACTACGTTTGCTTCAAAGTCACCTGTTTTAACaattgaatttgttttt
This window of the Juglans regia cultivar Chandler chromosome 12, Walnut 2.0, whole genome shotgun sequence genome carries:
- the LOC109005884 gene encoding stem-specific protein TSJT1-like produces the protein MLGVFSSSIVSPPEELVAAGCRTPSPKITSAALLNRFEQTNASAVSVHVGDHVQLAYTHHKESPLLPRSFAVKDDIFCLFKGALDNLGSLRQQYGLAKSANEVILVIEAYKALRDRAPYPPSHVVGHLSGSFAFVVFDKSTSTLFVASDQYGKVTLYWGITADGYVAFADDAELLKGACGKSLASFPQGCFFSTTIGELRSFENPKNKITAVPATDEEIWGATFKVEGPAVLASTE
- the LOC109005883 gene encoding nuclear transcription factor Y subunit C-3-like, coding for MDQLGHGQPPAIGVVGSAAQVSYALNPYESNQMIGASQPGSVGSMQSPSQTAGLSASSAQLAQNQLAYQHIHHQQQQQLQQQLQNFWATQYQEIEQASDFKNHSLPLARIKKIMKADEDVRMISAEAPVIFARACEMFILELTLRSWNHTEENKRRTLQKNDIAAAITRTDIFDFLVDIVPREDLKDEVLASIPRGNAAVGGDGLPCYYVPPQHAQPVGAPGMIMGKPVMDQALYGQQMRPYMTQTMWPHLQQEQPPSDS